One Chordicoccus furentiruminis DNA window includes the following coding sequences:
- a CDS encoding M3 family oligoendopeptidase — MVFREFSYTRVDEAGLRAEFASLTADLKAARSGGEAFGVHQRYYRAVDHAVTQMTLAEIRHDIDVTDAFYAKEQDYNDQLGPVFENLMTEYQKTLYESPYRGDVEKRIGPVAIRNMELAMKSVDPKIISFMQEENALETRYNKLLASAKIEWNGETLNLSLMTPYLSSPDRAVRQAAWDRVTAFYASNEEEIEEIYDRLIRCRTKQGEAMGYDTYLPLGDARMRRNCYGRDEMASFRKQVKEDLVPFAERIHETRRRRLGLDRLRYIDEGVYFTEGNPRPVGTPEEILAAGRKMYGELSPETGAFMDFMCEHELFDVLGRKTKKTGGYMTYLPDYKAPFIFANFNGTRGDVDVITHECGHAFQGYLAADDPIREHADITMETAETHSMSMEFFTEPWMELFFGRGADRYRQLHLEDSVIFIPYGTMVDEFQEIMYRNPALSPKDRNGVWLDLERQYRPHMDFEGCDLYERGAFWQKQHHIFDCPLYYIDYCIAGTDALEYKVWMDRDYKAAWASYLKLCRLSASGFFTDLIREAGLVSPFEDGCLRNVVNQLDH; from the coding sequence CTTACCGCGGATCTGAAGGCGGCGCGTTCGGGCGGGGAAGCGTTCGGCGTGCATCAGCGCTATTACCGCGCGGTGGATCACGCGGTGACGCAGATGACGCTGGCTGAGATCCGGCACGACATCGATGTGACGGATGCATTTTACGCAAAGGAGCAGGATTACAACGATCAGCTCGGACCTGTCTTCGAGAACCTGATGACAGAGTACCAGAAGACACTGTACGAGTCACCGTACCGCGGAGACGTGGAGAAGCGGATCGGGCCGGTGGCGATCCGGAACATGGAGCTGGCGATGAAATCGGTGGATCCGAAAATCATTTCCTTCATGCAGGAGGAAAATGCTCTCGAGACCCGCTATAACAAGCTGCTCGCCTCCGCGAAGATCGAGTGGAACGGGGAGACACTGAATCTTTCGCTGATGACACCGTATCTGAGCAGTCCGGACCGGGCGGTCCGTCAGGCAGCGTGGGACCGTGTGACCGCCTTCTATGCCTCAAATGAGGAGGAGATCGAGGAGATCTACGACCGGCTGATCCGGTGCCGCACGAAGCAGGGCGAGGCGATGGGGTACGATACCTATCTGCCGCTGGGCGATGCGAGGATGCGGCGAAACTGCTACGGCCGTGACGAGATGGCCTCCTTCCGGAAGCAGGTGAAGGAGGATCTTGTGCCCTTCGCGGAGCGGATTCATGAGACTCGCAGAAGACGCCTCGGTCTGGACCGGCTGCGCTACATCGACGAAGGCGTCTATTTTACGGAAGGCAATCCGAGACCGGTCGGTACGCCGGAGGAGATTCTGGCTGCCGGACGGAAGATGTACGGCGAGCTCTCGCCGGAGACCGGAGCGTTCATGGACTTTATGTGCGAGCACGAGCTGTTCGATGTGCTCGGCCGGAAGACCAAGAAGACCGGCGGCTATATGACGTATCTGCCGGATTACAAGGCGCCGTTCATCTTCGCCAACTTCAACGGCACCCGCGGCGACGTGGATGTGATCACGCATGAGTGCGGGCATGCCTTCCAGGGCTATCTGGCCGCGGACGATCCGATCCGTGAGCACGCGGATATCACGATGGAGACAGCCGAGACACACTCGATGTCGATGGAATTTTTTACGGAGCCCTGGATGGAGCTGTTTTTCGGCCGCGGGGCCGACCGTTACAGACAGCTGCATCTCGAGGATTCGGTGATCTTCATCCCTTACGGCACGATGGTGGATGAGTTTCAGGAGATCATGTACCGGAATCCGGCGCTCTCCCCGAAGGACCGGAACGGAGTCTGGCTCGATCTCGAGCGGCAGTACCGGCCGCATATGGATTTTGAAGGCTGTGATCTCTATGAGCGCGGCGCTTTCTGGCAGAAGCAGCACCATATCTTTGACTGCCCGCTCTACTATATCGATTACTGCATCGCCGGCACGGACGCGCTGGAATACAAGGTCTGGATGGACCGGGACTACAAGGCGGCGTGGGCGAGCTACCTGAAACTCTGCAGGCTGTCCGCGTCCGGATTCTTCACGGATCTGATCCGGGAAGCGGGGCTGGTAAGTCCCTTTGAGGACGGCTGCCTGCGAAACGTGGTGAATCAGCTGGATCACTGA